A genomic window from Flavobacterium johnsoniae includes:
- a CDS encoding ABC transporter permease — MLVYLRLLKESLSFAINALRNNKLRTLLSLLGVTIGIFSIIAVLAAVDSLDKKISKDLSSLDKNTIYLMKFCFGPSDIPQWKREQFPNVKYDEYIGLKNSMNNTDQVGYQLFVNRESLKYDSKTVSDVNIIPSSSEMVDIDGLSFDKGRFYNESESNSGTAVIVLGYDIAEGLFGTSDPLGKNIRLYGQRFTVIGVIAKQGAGFFGDSNDTSVYLPANFLRRMYGDSDAMTPVIVLKPEKGVDMEAYKAEVAQKLRAIRGMKAGEMDNFFINVLSGFTDFIDGILGQMNVVGWIISGFSLLVGGFGIANIMFVSVKERTNLIGIQKSLGAKNKFILFQFLFEAIILSVIGGIIGLLMVWGIAFALTKLLDFEFVLSLGNILLGTGLAAFIGLVSGILPAISAANLDPVEAIRTGM, encoded by the coding sequence ATGCTTGTTTATCTTAGATTATTAAAAGAAAGTTTGAGTTTCGCCATTAATGCTTTGCGAAATAATAAATTGAGAACTTTGTTGTCTTTATTAGGCGTAACTATTGGTATTTTTTCAATTATTGCAGTCTTGGCGGCGGTTGATTCTTTAGACAAAAAGATTTCGAAAGATTTAAGCAGCTTAGATAAAAATACAATTTATTTAATGAAATTCTGCTTCGGGCCATCTGATATTCCGCAATGGAAACGTGAGCAATTCCCAAATGTAAAGTACGATGAATATATAGGCTTGAAAAATTCTATGAATAATACCGATCAAGTAGGATACCAGCTTTTTGTAAATAGAGAAAGTTTAAAATACGATTCTAAAACAGTCAGCGATGTAAATATTATTCCATCGTCAAGCGAAATGGTCGATATTGACGGGTTAAGTTTTGATAAAGGAAGATTTTATAATGAATCTGAATCTAACTCGGGAACTGCGGTTATTGTTTTAGGTTACGACATTGCCGAAGGTCTTTTTGGTACGAGCGATCCGCTTGGAAAAAATATTCGTTTATACGGTCAGCGATTTACCGTTATCGGTGTGATTGCAAAACAAGGTGCGGGATTTTTTGGAGATAGTAATGATACTTCTGTTTATCTTCCGGCTAATTTTTTAAGAAGAATGTATGGCGACAGCGATGCGATGACGCCTGTAATTGTATTAAAGCCAGAAAAAGGCGTGGATATGGAAGCTTACAAAGCGGAAGTTGCACAGAAATTAAGAGCAATTCGCGGAATGAAAGCTGGAGAAATGGATAATTTCTTTATCAATGTGCTTTCTGGATTTACCGATTTTATAGACGGAATTTTAGGTCAGATGAATGTGGTAGGCTGGATAATCAGTGGATTTTCTCTTCTTGTTGGCGGATTCGGAATTGCGAATATTATGTTTGTTTCGGTAAAAGAAAGAACCAATCTTATCGGGATTCAGAAATCACTCGGTGCAAAAAATAAATTTATTTTATTTCAATTTTTGTTTGAAGCCATAATTCTTTCTGTTATTGGTGGAATTATTGGGCTTTTAATGGTTTGGGGAATTGCATTTGCCTTAACGAAGTTGCTTGACTTTGAGTTTGTATTAAGCTTAGGAAATATTCTTTTAGGAACTGGTTTGGCGGCTTTTATTGGTTTGGTTTCAGGAATTCTACCTGCAATTTCTGCTGCAAATCTTGATCCTGTTGAAGCGATTAGAACGGGGATGTAG
- the accD gene encoding acetyl-CoA carboxylase, carboxyltransferase subunit beta has product MAWFKRQEKGITTATEDKMDVPKGLWYKSPTGKIIDADELARNLFVSPEDDFHVRIGSATYFEILFDNNEFVELDKNMTSKDPLHFVDTKKYADRLKDVMEKTHLKDAVRTGVGKSKGRELVICCMDFAFIGGSMGAVVGEKIARGIDHAIKNKLPFVMISKSGGARMMEAAYSLMQLAKTSVKLAQLAEAKLPYISLCTDPTTGGTTASYAMLGDINISEPGALIGFAGPRVVRDTTGKDLPEGFQTAEFLLEHGFLDFITPRKELKDKINLYIDLIQNNDIRK; this is encoded by the coding sequence ATGGCTTGGTTTAAAAGACAAGAAAAAGGGATTACGACCGCGACAGAAGACAAGATGGACGTTCCGAAAGGATTGTGGTACAAATCTCCTACTGGAAAAATTATTGATGCTGACGAATTAGCGAGAAATTTATTCGTAAGCCCTGAAGATGATTTTCACGTTCGAATTGGAAGCGCAACCTATTTTGAAATTTTATTCGACAACAACGAATTTGTTGAGTTAGATAAAAACATGACTTCTAAAGATCCTTTGCACTTTGTGGACACAAAGAAATATGCAGACAGACTGAAAGATGTAATGGAAAAAACTCATCTTAAAGACGCTGTACGTACTGGAGTAGGAAAATCTAAAGGAAGAGAACTTGTAATCTGCTGTATGGATTTCGCTTTTATTGGTGGATCTATGGGAGCAGTTGTAGGTGAAAAAATTGCAAGAGGAATTGATCACGCGATCAAAAACAAACTACCTTTTGTTATGATTTCTAAATCTGGTGGAGCTCGTATGATGGAAGCTGCTTATTCTTTAATGCAATTAGCAAAAACTTCTGTAAAATTAGCTCAATTAGCGGAAGCTAAATTACCATACATCTCTCTTTGTACAGATCCAACAACTGGAGGAACAACTGCATCTTACGCAATGTTAGGAGACATCAACATCTCTGAGCCAGGCGCTTTGATTGGTTTTGCTGGTCCTCGTGTTGTTCGCGATACTACAGGTAAAGATTTGCCAGAAGGTTTCCAAACTGCTGAGTTCTTATTAGAGCACGGTTTCTTAGACTTTATCACGCCAAGAAAAGAATTGAAAGATAAGATCAACTTATATATCGATTTGATTCAAAATAATGATATCAGAAAATAG
- the fbaA gene encoding class II fructose-bisphosphate aldolase: protein MAHNIKPGVATGDQVQEIFNYAKEKGFALPAVNVTGSSTINGVLETAAKLNAPVIIQFSNGGAQFNAGKGLSNAGEKAAIAGGIAGAKHIHTLAEAYGATVILHTDHCAKKLLPWIDGLLDASEKHFAETGKPLFSSHMIDLSEEPIEENIEICKEYLARMSKMGMTLEIELGITGGEEDGVDNSDVDSSKLYTQPEEVAYAYEELSKVSPKFTIAAAFGNVHGVYKPGNVKLTPKILKNSQDFVQNKFNTGHNPVDFVFHGGSGSTLEEIREGISYGVIKMNIDTDLQFAYTEGIRDYMVKNLDYLKSQIGNPEGPDAPNKKYYDPRRWVRESEVTFNARLEQAFADLNNVNTL, encoded by the coding sequence ATGGCACACAACATTAAACCAGGAGTAGCTACAGGAGATCAAGTACAAGAGATCTTTAATTATGCTAAAGAGAAAGGTTTTGCCCTTCCAGCAGTAAACGTTACTGGATCAAGCACAATTAATGGAGTTCTTGAAACTGCAGCGAAACTAAACGCGCCAGTTATCATTCAATTTTCTAACGGAGGAGCACAATTCAACGCTGGAAAAGGATTATCAAATGCAGGTGAAAAAGCAGCAATCGCGGGAGGAATCGCAGGAGCAAAACATATTCACACTTTGGCAGAAGCTTACGGAGCAACTGTAATTCTTCATACTGACCACTGTGCAAAAAAACTTTTACCTTGGATTGATGGTTTATTAGATGCTTCTGAAAAACACTTTGCAGAAACAGGAAAACCATTATTCAGTTCTCACATGATCGATTTGTCTGAGGAGCCAATCGAAGAAAACATCGAGATCTGTAAAGAATATTTAGCTAGAATGAGCAAAATGGGCATGACATTGGAAATCGAACTTGGTATTACAGGTGGTGAAGAAGATGGTGTTGACAACTCTGATGTTGATAGCTCAAAATTATACACACAACCAGAAGAAGTAGCTTATGCTTACGAAGAATTATCTAAAGTAAGCCCTAAATTTACAATTGCTGCTGCTTTCGGAAACGTTCACGGTGTTTACAAACCAGGAAACGTAAAATTAACTCCAAAAATCTTAAAAAATTCTCAAGATTTCGTACAAAACAAATTCAACACAGGACACAATCCAGTAGATTTCGTTTTCCACGGAGGTTCAGGTTCTACACTTGAAGAAATCAGAGAAGGAATTAGCTACGGAGTTATCAAAATGAACATCGATACAGATTTACAATTTGCATACACTGAAGGAATCCGTGATTATATGGTTAAAAACCTTGACTATTTGAAATCACAAATTGGTAACCCAGAAGGTCCAGATGCTCCAAACAAAAAATATTACGACCCAAGAAGATGGGTTCGTGAAAGCGAAGTAACATTCAACGCAAGACTTGAACAAGCTTTTGCTGATTTAAATAACGTAAACACGTTGTAA
- a CDS encoding RNA methyltransferase: MVSKNQIKLISGLHQKKQRFVNQLFFAEGVKVIQELLQSNFELEHLYTTLNDFETVQSSKRTIINEQELKKISALSTPNSCLAVFKIPAEKKIIDSGLILALDDIRDPGNLGTILRLCDWFGIKQVICSKETVDIYNPKVVQATMGSISRVNVNYLDLNLFLSQTKLPVFGTFMDGENIYQSNLPQDGIIIMGNEANGISSEIEKLVTSRLTIPRFGELQKTESLNVATATAIILSEFKRNS, encoded by the coding sequence ATGGTTAGTAAAAACCAAATAAAGCTTATCTCAGGCTTACATCAAAAAAAGCAGCGTTTTGTTAATCAATTATTTTTTGCCGAAGGAGTAAAAGTAATTCAAGAATTGCTGCAATCCAATTTTGAATTAGAACATTTATATACGACATTAAATGATTTTGAAACTGTTCAGTCTTCAAAACGAACTATAATTAATGAGCAAGAACTTAAGAAAATAAGTGCTTTGTCAACTCCAAATTCTTGTTTAGCAGTTTTTAAAATTCCAGCCGAAAAGAAAATTATCGATTCAGGTCTGATTTTAGCTTTAGACGATATTCGAGATCCAGGAAATCTTGGAACTATTTTGCGCCTGTGCGATTGGTTTGGCATTAAACAGGTAATTTGTTCAAAAGAAACAGTAGATATTTACAATCCAAAAGTAGTTCAAGCCACAATGGGATCTATTTCTAGAGTAAATGTTAACTATCTTGATTTGAATCTTTTCCTATCGCAAACCAAACTGCCTGTTTTTGGAACTTTTATGGACGGAGAAAATATTTATCAATCTAATTTACCTCAAGACGGAATCATTATAATGGGTAATGAAGCCAACGGGATATCATCTGAAATTGAAAAATTAGTAACTTCTCGTCTAACAATTCCTAGATTTGGAGAGCTACAAAAAACCGAAAGTTTAAATGTAGCTACTGCAACAGCAATTATTCTTAGTGAATTTAAACGAAATAGTTAA
- a CDS encoding BamA/TamA family outer membrane protein — MKNNSTKIIAFILIAILICACNAVKRVPDGKNLLVKNNILVNGKSTNDETASNQMYQKPNGKLLGYKLRLNLYNLANLNPDSTYQAKFKNNPGKYERMSKIFSAKQVDRLGQSFYYKGIHEFLKSTGEPPVIVDTAKTKKSLLRLKYYYFNNGYFNVLTDYTIDTVGRKRAAINYNITTGPAYKLDTIRTSIKTPALDSLYRTNPEPSLLKSGNQYKTTDFEDEKNRITTYFRNHGAYYFQPTYVTFDIDTIGKKAKADVTLKISDNTIQGRDSSRTEPFKLYTISDVNIYTDYSAANAKKKPTDSTTYNNFNLYSYNKLKYKPRAITDAIFITKGSTFADFRTTLSSRYLNNLRVFNYPSIQYEVDKRDSTAQSLIANVYLTPRKKYSFGATLDLTHSNIQDFGIGASISETIRNVFNRAETLEISARLNVGSSRDMANPNDNFFNVSEYGLDLKLNFPRILLPFGTEKIIPKSMIPYTSITSGFSKQRNIGLDKENFTGGISYNWTPKRHNTAKLELLNAQFVRNLNPDNYFRVYTSSYDDLNNIGKDYNQKPINWGDTEEEQANKNLKIPTGTAGFTNDVLTNTTALQPGDAQYKEVESIEERRVRLTENDFILATSYTFTKTTKKDLADNNFYQFRTKIESAGTLLTLVSEIGNLQKNSRGNYEIFNLEYSEYVKTEFDYIKHWDFGKEKVLAVRSFFGIAIPFGNSNYIPFSRSYYGGGSNDNRAWQPYALGPGSTNAVNDFNEANMKIAASIEYRFKIFGDVKGALFADAGNIWNVLDNVVDPKAKFDNLNDLEEIALGTGFGLRYDLSFFVIRLDLGFKTYNPAHEKGDRWFKEYNFGHSVLNFGINYPF; from the coding sequence TTGAAAAATAATTCCACAAAAATAATAGCATTTATTCTAATTGCAATATTAATTTGCGCTTGTAATGCCGTAAAAAGAGTTCCCGATGGAAAAAACCTTCTTGTAAAAAACAATATTTTGGTAAATGGAAAGTCGACAAATGATGAAACGGCTTCTAATCAAATGTATCAAAAACCTAACGGAAAACTATTAGGTTATAAGCTTCGTTTGAATTTGTACAATCTAGCCAATTTAAATCCAGATTCTACTTATCAGGCAAAATTCAAAAACAATCCTGGAAAATATGAGCGTATGTCTAAAATATTTTCAGCAAAACAGGTTGATCGTCTCGGACAATCATTCTATTACAAAGGAATTCATGAGTTTTTAAAAAGTACTGGTGAACCACCCGTAATTGTTGATACAGCAAAAACTAAAAAGTCATTATTACGTTTAAAATATTATTATTTCAATAATGGTTATTTTAATGTTTTAACAGATTATACCATTGATACTGTTGGCCGTAAAAGAGCTGCAATAAATTACAATATTACAACTGGACCTGCGTATAAATTAGACACTATTAGAACAAGCATCAAAACTCCAGCGTTAGATTCCTTATATAGAACCAATCCTGAACCTTCTTTATTAAAATCTGGAAATCAATACAAAACAACAGATTTTGAAGATGAAAAAAATCGTATCACAACTTATTTTAGAAATCATGGAGCTTATTATTTCCAGCCAACTTATGTAACTTTCGACATTGATACTATTGGTAAAAAAGCAAAAGCAGATGTAACTCTAAAAATTAGCGACAACACTATTCAAGGAAGAGATTCTAGCCGTACAGAGCCTTTTAAATTGTACACCATTAGCGATGTAAATATCTACACCGATTATTCGGCTGCAAATGCAAAAAAGAAACCAACGGATAGCACAACTTACAATAATTTCAATCTTTACAGTTACAATAAACTAAAATACAAGCCGCGCGCTATTACAGACGCTATTTTCATCACAAAAGGAAGCACTTTTGCTGACTTTAGAACTACATTATCTTCAAGATATTTAAACAATTTAAGGGTTTTTAATTATCCTTCCATTCAATATGAAGTCGACAAAAGAGATTCTACTGCGCAATCTCTTATTGCAAATGTTTATTTAACGCCAAGAAAAAAATACAGTTTTGGAGCTACTCTCGATTTAACACATTCGAATATTCAAGATTTTGGTATTGGAGCCAGTATTTCAGAAACTATTCGAAATGTATTTAACCGTGCAGAAACTTTGGAGATTTCAGCTCGTTTAAATGTAGGTTCATCTAGAGATATGGCGAATCCTAACGATAATTTCTTTAATGTTTCAGAATATGGTTTGGATTTAAAACTGAATTTTCCAAGAATTTTGCTCCCTTTTGGAACAGAGAAAATCATTCCGAAAAGTATGATTCCTTATACTTCTATAACTTCTGGTTTTTCTAAACAGCGAAATATTGGTTTGGACAAGGAAAATTTTACAGGAGGTATTTCATACAACTGGACACCAAAACGTCATAATACTGCAAAACTGGAATTATTAAACGCACAATTTGTTCGTAACTTAAATCCAGACAATTATTTTAGAGTTTACACTTCGTCTTATGATGACTTGAATAATATTGGTAAAGATTACAATCAAAAACCTATTAACTGGGGAGATACAGAAGAAGAACAAGCTAATAAAAATCTAAAAATACCAACAGGAACCGCAGGATTTACCAATGATGTTTTAACAAACACTACTGCTTTACAACCTGGCGACGCACAATATAAAGAAGTAGAAAGCATTGAAGAAAGAAGAGTTCGTTTGACAGAAAATGACTTTATCTTAGCGACTAGCTATACTTTCACAAAAACAACTAAAAAAGATCTTGCCGACAATAATTTTTATCAATTTAGAACAAAAATCGAATCTGCGGGAACCTTATTAACGCTTGTTTCTGAAATTGGAAATCTACAGAAAAACTCTAGAGGAAATTATGAGATTTTTAATTTAGAATATTCAGAATACGTTAAAACTGAGTTTGATTACATTAAACACTGGGATTTTGGAAAAGAAAAAGTTTTGGCGGTTAGAAGTTTCTTCGGGATTGCAATTCCTTTTGGAAATTCAAACTACATTCCGTTTTCTCGAAGTTATTATGGAGGAGGTTCAAACGACAACAGAGCGTGGCAACCTTATGCATTAGGACCTGGAAGCACAAATGCGGTAAATGATTTTAATGAAGCCAATATGAAAATTGCGGCAAGTATAGAATATCGTTTCAAAATTTTTGGAGACGTTAAAGGAGCACTCTTTGCAGATGCCGGAAATATCTGGAATGTGCTCGATAATGTCGTAGATCCGAAAGCAAAATTTGACAACTTAAACGATTTAGAAGAAATTGCTCTAGGTACAGGATTTGGTTTACGATACGATTTAAGTTTCTTTGTGATTCGATTAGATTTAGGCTTCAAGACTTATAATCCGGCGCATGAGAAGGGAGACAGATGGTTTAAAGAATACAATTTTGGTCATTCGGTTTTAAATTTTGGGATAAATTATCCGTTCTAA
- a CDS encoding thymidylate synthase has product MKQYLDLVKHVLENGNQKGDRTGTGTKSVFGYQMRFDLSEGFPMVTTKKLHLKSIIYELLWFLKGDTNIKYLQENGVKIWDEWADSNGDLGPVYGHQWRNWNSEEIDQISELITELKTNPNSRRMLVSAWNPSVLPDTKKSFEENVANNKAALPPCHAFFQFYVAAPDLEKGETKGKLSCQLYQRSADIFLGVPFNIASYALLTMMIAQVCDLEAGDFIHTFGDAHIYNNHFEQLELQLTREPKPLPKMILNPEIKNIFDFDFNDFTLVDYDPHPAIKGSVAV; this is encoded by the coding sequence ATGAAACAATATTTAGATTTAGTAAAACACGTTTTAGAAAACGGCAATCAAAAAGGAGATCGTACTGGAACCGGAACAAAAAGTGTTTTTGGTTACCAAATGCGTTTTGATTTAAGTGAAGGTTTTCCAATGGTTACAACCAAAAAATTACATTTAAAATCGATTATTTACGAATTGCTTTGGTTTTTAAAAGGTGATACAAACATAAAATATCTTCAGGAAAACGGAGTAAAAATCTGGGATGAATGGGCAGATTCTAACGGTGATTTAGGTCCAGTTTATGGACATCAATGGAGAAATTGGAATAGTGAAGAAATCGATCAGATTTCTGAATTAATTACCGAATTAAAGACAAATCCGAACAGCCGAAGAATGTTGGTTTCTGCTTGGAATCCTTCGGTTTTACCAGATACTAAAAAGTCTTTTGAGGAAAATGTAGCAAACAATAAAGCAGCATTGCCTCCATGCCATGCATTTTTTCAGTTTTATGTTGCCGCTCCAGATTTAGAAAAAGGAGAAACGAAAGGAAAACTTTCTTGTCAATTATACCAAAGAAGTGCTGATATATTTTTAGGAGTTCCTTTTAACATTGCTTCTTATGCGTTATTAACGATGATGATTGCTCAGGTCTGCGATTTAGAAGCGGGAGATTTTATTCACACGTTTGGAGACGCGCATATCTACAATAATCATTTTGAACAATTGGAATTGCAATTAACACGCGAACCAAAACCATTACCAAAAATGATTTTAAATCCAGAGATTAAAAACATTTTTGATTTTGATTTCAATGATTTTACCTTAGTTGACTATGATCCACATCCTGCCATTAAAGGAAGTGTTGCTGTATAA
- a CDS encoding porin family protein yields the protein MKKAVILFLLVLSTKGYSQFAKNLFSKDPIINLENWQKQRIYFGYYLGFNSFDFKFDYKTPVPEDIQVKKTTGFNVGVVADLRLQEYINLRFEPGLYYTKRDLYFPGVGALESEYLREVNSTYIHFPLLLKFSALRTGNVRPYLVGGMSTTLNLSSNAKSQDDNYQQKFRVKQWTAAYEVGFGIDIFTEYFIFSPSIRGMFGITDELIRDNVTPTQPVSAYTDNIDSMKSRAILINFTFH from the coding sequence ATGAAAAAAGCTGTAATCTTATTTTTATTAGTCTTAAGTACAAAAGGATATTCGCAATTTGCTAAAAATTTATTTAGCAAAGATCCTATTATTAATCTTGAAAACTGGCAAAAGCAGCGCATCTACTTTGGCTATTATTTAGGCTTTAACAGTTTTGACTTTAAATTTGATTACAAAACTCCTGTTCCAGAAGATATTCAGGTAAAAAAAACGACCGGATTTAATGTTGGTGTTGTAGCCGATTTGAGATTGCAGGAATATATTAATCTTCGTTTTGAACCTGGATTGTATTACACAAAACGCGATTTATACTTTCCTGGCGTAGGCGCATTAGAAAGCGAATATTTAAGAGAAGTAAATAGTACCTATATTCACTTTCCGTTATTGTTAAAGTTCTCTGCCTTGCGTACAGGAAATGTTCGCCCTTATTTAGTTGGCGGTATGTCTACAACTTTAAATCTATCTAGTAATGCTAAATCTCAAGACGATAATTACCAGCAGAAATTTAGAGTAAAACAATGGACAGCCGCTTATGAAGTTGGTTTTGGAATTGATATTTTCACAGAATATTTCATATTCTCGCCTTCCATAAGAGGTATGTTTGGCATAACAGACGAGTTAATTCGTGACAATGTTACCCCAACTCAGCCAGTTAGTGCTTATACTGATAATATCGATTCGATGAAATCTAGAGCGATTTTAATAAATTTCACTTTTCATTAA
- a CDS encoding dihydrofolate reductase, whose translation MIIMIAAAAENNALGKNNELVWHLPNDFKRFKSLTTGHYIIMGRKTFESFPKPLPDRTHVVITRQENYKPDGCIVVDSIEKAIAICPENEDNYIIGGGEIYNLALPFTDIIELTKVHHTFEADTFFPKLNKNEWILVESEENFKDEKHLYDYTYETYIRK comes from the coding sequence ATGATTATAATGATAGCGGCAGCTGCCGAAAATAATGCGCTTGGAAAAAATAATGAATTAGTATGGCACTTGCCAAATGATTTCAAAAGATTCAAATCTCTTACTACTGGTCATTATATTATTATGGGCAGAAAGACTTTTGAAAGTTTTCCAAAACCATTGCCTGATCGTACGCATGTTGTAATTACACGTCAGGAAAACTACAAACCAGATGGCTGTATTGTTGTTGATAGTATTGAAAAAGCAATCGCAATATGTCCTGAAAATGAAGATAATTATATTATAGGCGGAGGTGAGATTTACAATTTAGCACTTCCTTTTACAGATATAATTGAACTTACAAAGGTTCATCATACTTTTGAAGCAGATACTTTCTTTCCTAAATTGAATAAAAACGAATGGATTTTGGTAGAATCTGAAGAAAATTTTAAAGATGAAAAACATCTTTACGATTATACCTACGAAACATATATTAGAAAATAA
- a CDS encoding 2TM domain-containing protein: MEKEVHEQYEYARRRLRQKKVLYLHFVLFLLGSLFLFIANRFFGFGEGTTQNWCIWGITIWLFIFILHFIKVYITDRFMNKKWEREQIDRLVALQQKRISQLESSIDQENQNKI, from the coding sequence ATGGAAAAAGAAGTGCACGAACAATACGAATACGCTAGACGACGATTAAGACAAAAAAAAGTTTTATATCTTCATTTTGTTCTTTTCCTACTTGGAAGTTTATTTTTATTTATTGCCAATAGATTTTTTGGTTTTGGAGAAGGCACAACCCAAAATTGGTGTATTTGGGGTATAACAATCTGGCTTTTTATTTTTATCCTGCATTTTATTAAAGTTTATATCACAGACCGCTTTATGAATAAAAAATGGGAAAGAGAACAAATTGACAGATTAGTTGCTTTACAGCAAAAAAGAATTAGTCAGCTTGAATCTTCAATTGACCAAGAAAATCAGAATAAAATTTAG
- a CDS encoding isoamylase early set domain-containing protein, which produces MSLKKQFVKTKPVCKVTFSIDAKDADSAAVVGDFNNWNVEEGALSKLKNGTFKATYDLVKDAIYEFKYVIDGIYVNDPEADFYKWNDYAGSENSVLVV; this is translated from the coding sequence ATGTCTTTAAAGAAGCAATTCGTAAAAACGAAACCCGTATGTAAAGTTACATTTTCTATAGATGCCAAAGATGCTGATTCGGCAGCAGTCGTTGGAGATTTTAATAATTGGAATGTTGAGGAAGGAGCTTTAAGTAAGTTGAAAAACGGTACTTTTAAAGCGACTTATGATTTGGTTAAAGATGCGATTTATGAATTTAAATACGTAATTGACGGCATCTATGTAAATGATCCTGAAGCAGACTTTTACAAATGGAATGATTATGCTGGTAGCGAAAACAGTGTATTAGTTGTATAA
- the ubiE gene encoding bifunctional demethylmenaquinone methyltransferase/2-methoxy-6-polyprenyl-1,4-benzoquinol methylase UbiE produces the protein MSEKITPYKDSSLGKKEQVTQMFDTISGNYDNLNRVISFGIDVKWRKKVLKIVSDKKPKIVLDIATGTGDLAILLTQTKAEKIIGLDISAGMLEVGKKKVEEKNLSNIIELVLGDSENMPFEDNYFDAITVGFGVRNFEHLEKGFAEILRVLKPGGVFVILETSVPDKFPYKQGYNFYSKNILPLIGKLFSKDNDAYGYLSESAAAFPYGEALNNILRKTGFIDVVAMPQTFGVATIYSASKK, from the coding sequence ATGTCTGAAAAAATAACTCCGTATAAAGACTCTTCTTTAGGTAAAAAAGAGCAAGTAACCCAAATGTTTGACACCATTTCTGGGAACTACGATAATTTAAATCGTGTCATCTCGTTTGGAATTGATGTAAAGTGGCGCAAAAAAGTATTAAAAATAGTATCAGACAAAAAACCAAAAATCGTTTTAGACATTGCAACTGGAACTGGTGATTTAGCTATTTTATTGACGCAAACTAAAGCTGAAAAAATTATCGGTCTTGATATTTCTGCTGGAATGCTGGAAGTTGGAAAAAAGAAAGTTGAAGAAAAAAATCTATCTAATATAATTGAATTAGTTTTAGGCGATTCTGAAAATATGCCTTTTGAAGACAATTATTTTGATGCTATCACTGTTGGTTTTGGAGTTAGAAACTTCGAACATCTTGAAAAAGGTTTTGCCGAAATTTTAAGAGTTCTAAAACCTGGAGGTGTTTTTGTAATCTTGGAAACTTCTGTGCCAGACAAATTTCCGTACAAACAAGGTTACAATTTTTACAGCAAAAACATATTACCTCTAATTGGAAAATTATTTTCTAAGGATAATGACGCTTATGGTTATTTATCTGAATCTGCTGCCGCTTTCCCATATGGAGAAGCCTTAAACAATATTTTGAGAAAAACTGGGTTTATAGATGTTGTGGCAATGCCTCAAACTTTTGGTGTCGCAACAATTTATTCTGCATCTAAAAAATAG
- a CDS encoding bifunctional nuclease family protein, with product MSLVKLSIKGISYSQTQNGAYALILNEVDGERKLPIVIGAFEAQSIAIALEKEIKPPRPLTHDLFKNFAERFDIVVKQVIIHKLVDGVFYSSLICERDKIEEIIDARTSDAIALALRFNAPIFTYKNILDKAGIYLKSNTAETDSGAQEIDDVLSNPETFGREEESNQSGDVYSKHSLQELNDLLDQAVSQEDYEKAAKIRDEISRR from the coding sequence ATGAGTCTAGTAAAATTATCTATAAAAGGAATTTCATACAGTCAAACTCAAAATGGCGCTTATGCCTTAATTTTGAATGAAGTAGATGGCGAAAGAAAATTACCTATTGTAATTGGCGCTTTCGAGGCCCAATCAATCGCTATTGCTTTAGAAAAAGAGATAAAACCACCTCGTCCATTAACACACGATTTGTTCAAAAATTTTGCTGAAAGATTTGACATAGTAGTAAAACAAGTTATTATTCATAAACTTGTTGATGGCGTTTTTTATTCTAGTTTAATCTGCGAAAGAGATAAAATCGAAGAAATTATTGATGCGAGAACTTCTGATGCTATTGCGTTAGCATTGCGATTTAATGCTCCGATTTTTACCTATAAAAACATCTTGGATAAAGCCGGAATTTATTTAAAATCGAATACTGCCGAAACAGATTCTGGAGCTCAAGAAATTGACGATGTTCTTTCTAATCCTGAAACTTTCGGGCGTGAAGAAGAAAGCAACCAATCTGGCGACGTATATTCTAAACACAGTTTACAAGAATTAAACGACCTTCTTGATCAAGCAGTTTCTCAAGAAGATTACGAAAAAGCAGCAAAAATCAGAGACGAAATCTCGAGAAGATAA